The nucleotide window CCCAGGATCAGGCGTTTAACCTGCAGATCAACCAGCATTTTCTGTTCAACACACTGAATACAATCGCGGGACTTGCGGTGAAAGAGGAGGCGATACAGACCTATCAGGCGGTGGGAGATCTGTCTCAGCTTCTGCGTTATACGCTGCGAACGAGCAGTTACTTTGTGACATTGGGAGAGGAAATCGAATATCTGAAAAATTATACAAATCTTCAAAGACTGCGATTTGGAAAGCGGCTGGAGGTAGAGTATATGATTTCATCCCTGCTTCTTCAGGAAAAGGTTCCTTTTAATTTTTTACAGCCTGTGGCGGAAAACAGTTTTAAGCATGGATTTAAAAACCAAAAAGGAAAAATGAAACTTTCCATCCGGGCGGAACGGGAGGACAATCGGATCAAACTGACGGTCATGGATAATGGAGAGGGGATAGAAACCGCAGCACTCAAAGCTCTGCGGGAAAAAATCGAGAGCGGATGTGCCGAACATGGCACGGCCATGGTGGTGCGGAAGCTGGAATCCCTGTATGGAAGCAGCTTCGGGTATCAGGTGGACTCTTCGGAAGAAGGGACTGCCGTAGTCATCCATATTCCCATAGAAGAGAGGAGGGGCGCTGATGAAACGGGTTTTACTGGCTGATGATGAAAGTGCTCCCAGCGAGATCATCCGGTATTTTATCCGGAAGAACAACCTGCCTTTGGAGGTGGTCGGCGAGACGAAGGATGGAGATGCGACGGTCAAAGCTATATACCGGCTTCGGCCGGACATCGTGTTTTTGGATATTGAGATGCCAGGCATGAATGGCCTACAGGTTATGGAGAAGGTAAACCGGGAATACTCTGGGAACGTGAACTTTATTGTCATCACGGCTTTTGATTCCTTTGCCTATGTCCAGCAGGCATTGAGGATGAACGCAAAGGATTTTCTGCTTAAACCGGTCATGTACGAGCAGTTCTGCGAAACCATGAAACGCGTGGTCGGATATAAATATTCCGACAATCCTTCTTTTAATCAGTTGCTGGAGTTCATAGATGTTCATTACGCGGAGGATATCCGTCTGGCTGACTGTGCGAAGGCGCTGTCCATGAGCGAAAGTAATGTGGCGCGTTTTTTTAAGAAATATTTGGACACTAATTTTACAGCTTATTACAACGAGGTGAGGATGAGAAAGGCCAGAGAATTTCTGGAGCAGGGATATTCCATCAAAGAGGCGGCTGATATGGCGGGTTACAACAATCTGAACTATTTTTACCGAATATTTAAAAATCAATATGATATGACGCCGAAGGAGTATATAGAACACGGCCTTTAGGGACATTCACAGCCTTGAGAGTATCGGAAGATACTTTCAGGGTTTTTTAATTTCATTGGAAAGTGCTCCTTGGTGCGAAAAGAGTCGATGAAAAATGCCGTCTGGCTCCTTCCTTTTGACAGATTCTGCAGAAAGAAACCACTATAATAGAGCCTGTGAAAATTAAATTATACATAGACGTGCTGTTTGCAGTAAATGTTTGGATGAATGCAGGACTACTGTTATTTACGGGGATGTGGTTCAAATACAGAAAAAAAGGGCTGAAGCTACTTTTAGGAGCGGCGGCAGGGGGAATCTGGTCCTGTTTGCTTGTACTTCTTCCGCCTTTTCCAAGATGGGCGGAGCTTCTGATCACCTATGGATTGATCGGCCCCTTCATGTGCAGGGTAGCATTTGGACTAAAGGGATGGCGTATATTGGGAAAAGCTTCTGCCGGACTGGCTGTGGTTTCCATATTTACGGGAGGTTTCCTGAATCAGCTCTATTACCATACGGGAATGGGATATGTCGTGAGGGAGCTTCTGATAGGCAGAGAAGCCTATGGTGGGAGCCTGCTGGTGCTTTTTTTTCTGGGAGGGTTTGCTTTTCTCATTGGAAAGGAGGTTCTTGCCTTTGCGGGGAACCTGCGCAGGGAGAGGACCGGGCTTTGCCGGGTGACGCTTTGCCGTAAGGAGAAAAGGGTGGAAGTTACAGCTCTTGTGGATACCGGAAACCGGCTGTATGAGCCGACGACCGGGCTGCCGGTTTCCATTGGAGAGGAAGAGCTCCTGCGGCCATTGTTCCCGGAACCGGAGGAAGAGAGCGGTTTTTTTTTAATCCCCTACAGTTCCATCGGAGGGAGCGGATTCCTGAAAGGAAAGCTTTTGGATGCCCTGGTCGTGGGAGGGCCAGAAAGAGCTTCCGGGCACCGGATAGAAGGACCGGTCATGGTGGCCCTCAAGGAAGGAAGCGTATCCCAGGATGGAAGCTATCAGTTGATTCTGCACGGCGATTTCGCCGGATTTACAGCGTGTGAAAGGAAGAGGAGGAAGAGTCATGGTCATCAAAGTATCGGTTCCCAGCAGGTTTCAACTGAAAATCATCTCCAGCATGAGGAGCCTTTTATTTTCGAAAAAGAACGAGGTTCACTACATAGGGGGAAGCGATGTGCTTCCGGCCCCGCTTTCACCGGAATCGGAAGCAATGATGATCGCGAGGCTGGGGACAGAGGAGGAGAAGGAAGCGAAAGCAGCCCTGATAGAGCACAATTTGAGGCTGGTTGTCTATATTGCAAAAAAATTTGACAATACCGGTGTCGGAGTCGAGGATTTAATATCCATAGGGACCATTGGCCTCATTAAAGCCATCAATACGTTCAACCGAGGCAAGAACATTAAGCTGGCGACCTATGCCTCCAGATGTATCGAAAATGAGATTCTGATGTACCTGCGGAGAAACAGTAAGACCAGACTGGAAATTTCCATTGACGAACCTCTGAATGTAGACTGGGACGGCAACGAATTGCTTTTGTCTGATATCTTGGGAACAGAAGAGGACGTAATCTCAAAAGGGATTGAAGACGAGGTGGAGAAATCACTTTTGAACCTGGCCATAGAAAAGCTCAATGAAAGAGAGCGAAAGATTGTCTCTCTCCGATTCGGGCTCAACACGGTCGATGGAAATGAGATGACTCAGAAAGAAGTGGCCGACCTGCTGGGCATATCCCAATCCTATATTTCCCGGTTGGAAAAGAAGATTATCCACCAGTTAAAAAAAGAAATTGTACGATTTGAATAAATGTGGTATAATCGTAAAGGCATTTTGTGCTTGGTGGGAATTGGAAATTTTCGGTTGACTCAGGAGGAAGCAGTTCAATATGAAAACACATGCAATATGGAAAAGGACGGCGGCGTGTGTCGCAGCGATTTGTATGGTACTCAGCATGGCAGCCTGCGGCTCCAAGGATGGAAATAGTATTGGAAGCGGCAGAGAAGTATATCAGGAATATGTCATCGGGATTATGGATGCCAACTATCTGGGGCAGTATGATAAGTATATAGAGATCACGGGCTCCGATCAGGAACAGGCTCAGAATATCTATGAAGCGAATACACAGGATTTTGCGGTGGCCATTGAAGAGGCTCTTTCCATCAAGGCCGATGTGGTCAGCATATCCTTGACAGAGCGGCTTGTACAGGTGGCTAAGACCATTTATGGCCAGGTGAAGTATAAAGCGGTGGATGTGGTCCGGAACGGAGATATCTATACGGTCACGGTGGAGATAGAACCGGTGGATTTCTTTGGAACGGTGAAGCAGCCTTTTCAGTCAGCAGTTGACAGCTTTAATAACCGGGCAAAAAACGGAGAATTCGATGAATACAGCGACACAGAATATGAAGAAGCATATGGTGAGGCTGTCACGGAGGCTCTGGAAAAAAGTGTATCAACTGTGACCTATGGAACAAAGATCACTGTGGATGTAACACTGGATTATGATAAAGAAAATAATCTGTATGTAATAAGTGATGAGCAGATGGAAGCTTTGGACGGAAAAGTCGTGAATATGTCCAGATGATGACAGAAAAGGAGAACCAGACGGGCGGCAAAAGATCAGCTGTCCGTCTGATTTTTTGTTTTTTATAAATTTGGGTACTGCAGTTCAGCAAACTGAATTTTATTTTGAAGGTCTTGCTTTTTCTTGAACAAATTACCATCAAACGATATTTTTACAACCGCATATTTTATTTTGGTCCCAGTAAACTGC belongs to Qiania dongpingensis and includes:
- a CDS encoding response regulator transcription factor, which gives rise to MKRVLLADDESAPSEIIRYFIRKNNLPLEVVGETKDGDATVKAIYRLRPDIVFLDIEMPGMNGLQVMEKVNREYSGNVNFIVITAFDSFAYVQQALRMNAKDFLLKPVMYEQFCETMKRVVGYKYSDNPSFNQLLEFIDVHYAEDIRLADCAKALSMSESNVARFFKKYLDTNFTAYYNEVRMRKAREFLEQGYSIKEAADMAGYNNLNYFYRIFKNQYDMTPKEYIEHGL
- the sigE gene encoding RNA polymerase sporulation sigma factor SigE; amino-acid sequence: MVIKVSVPSRFQLKIISSMRSLLFSKKNEVHYIGGSDVLPAPLSPESEAMMIARLGTEEEKEAKAALIEHNLRLVVYIAKKFDNTGVGVEDLISIGTIGLIKAINTFNRGKNIKLATYASRCIENEILMYLRRNSKTRLEISIDEPLNVDWDGNELLLSDILGTEEDVISKGIEDEVEKSLLNLAIEKLNERERKIVSLRFGLNTVDGNEMTQKEVADLLGISQSYISRLEKKIIHQLKKEIVRFE